CGCCGTGTGATGGAACTTGTCGAGAACCGGCTCGCGGCAGGACAAAACGACAGCGTTCACGACGTGCTGGTGTATTTGATGCGGCTGGTCTGGGACGCGCGTGGCGAAATTGACGAAGCAATTGCTTTGCGCTCCGAGTCGTTGGCGGCATGGCTCGGCCTCGATGCGCTCAAAGTGGGAGAAGTCTGGCGGCTGTGCGACGAACCTTCAGTCTTTATTCAAGCATTGCAGCGCGGCGACGTCGGAACGCCCCGCCGCAGCGACATCGCCGCGATCATCGAAAATCAGTGGGATTTGCTGCAAGATGACCTTGCGCCGCTGCGCCGAAACGAGGCGCAAACACTGGCGCTGATTCAAGAAATTAAGGCGCTCCTTGCGAGTACGGTCGATTTCGACTGTACCTCCTGACTTGCAGCGGAGCAGACGCGTAAACTGCGCGCGTGAAACCTTACCGAATTGCCGTCCTGGGCGACAATATGTTTTCTGCGTGGGAAGACTGTGCAGAACTGGCAGCGGAATTGTCGCGGCTTTTCCCCCAAACCACCTTTCAAATCGATAATCATGCGCTGCCGGGCTGTCGCGCCGGCCACGGCCTGTGGTGTCTCACCAATGATTACGCCGACGGCGCCGGAAAACGTCGCACCTGTATTTCCAACGGCAACTACGATTTGTGCCTCGTCGAATCGTTTGCGCTTTGCGACAGCGAAGACGACGTTGAAGGACTCACGGAATACCGCGACATTCTGCGCCGCGTCTGGGAAGAAATCGAGCGCACAACCAACGCAAAGCGCTTGTTTATTCTCGCGCCGCCACCCGACCGCGACCGTTTTGGCGAAAACGCGCGCCGCTATCGTAACGTTTCCAAAGCGACGCGCGCGCGCCACGCCGACCGCGTGCGACTGTATCAAGAAGAAGCGCAGCGCATTGCAACCGATGAAGACTGGCCCATCGCCGATTGCTTTGATGACGTCTTAAAGAAAGTCGAGAGCGGCGACCGCATCCGGCGCTTCGTGAATCAGGCCGATTGCATTACGCCGTCGCATTACGGCTTTGAAAATATCGCGCGCGTCATCGTTCGCGCCATCGATAGTCACCGTATCTACGAGGAAAAAGCGTCTCACTAAAAGCCATCGAATTCGACCGTACTTTGCTTTCCTTTCCATATGTCTCAATTCGCCGATCTCGCGCCGTACTACGATGAGTTAATGCAAAGCGTGCCCTACGACGATTGGGCCGAATATGTTGCAACCTTGTGGACATTCGCCGGGCACACGCCGCGCCGCGTGCTCGATGCCGCCTGTGGTACCGGTAATGTTTCGTTTGAGCTAGCCAGACGCGGCCTCGATGTCGTGGGTGTCGATTTATCGCGCGGCATGATTGAAGCGGCAAAGCAAAAGCGTTTGACATTACCGAAATTGGCACCACGCACGCGCTTTCTCGAAGCCGACCTCACCGATTTCGATTTGGGCGAACAGTTCGATAGCGCGACGTGCCTTTACGATTCGCTCAATTACATTCTCGATCCGGCGCAGCTGTACCAAGCGTTTGCTCGCATCGCGGCGCACGTCGAAAAAAGCGGCGTCTGGGTTTTCGATATGAACTCCGACTATGCGTTTCGCGCTGATTTGTTTTCGCAATGCGATCACACGCCGGGCAAAGCGTTGCATTACGACTGGCGCGCGAAGTTCGACCGAACAACGCGCATTTGCGAAGTGGCAATGGAATTTCGCCGTACACGTAACGGCCAAACCGAAACCTTCTACGAAACGCACCGCGAGCGCGCCTATGAACTGCCGGAAATTAAAACGATGCTCAACGAAACCGGCTGGGATTTGGAATGGAGCTTCGACGCTTATTCGCTCAACCCGCCGCACGCCCAAAGCG
The Abditibacteriaceae bacterium DNA segment above includes these coding regions:
- a CDS encoding class I SAM-dependent methyltransferase; the encoded protein is MSQFADLAPYYDELMQSVPYDDWAEYVATLWTFAGHTPRRVLDAACGTGNVSFELARRGLDVVGVDLSRGMIEAAKQKRLTLPKLAPRTRFLEADLTDFDLGEQFDSATCLYDSLNYILDPAQLYQAFARIAAHVEKSGVWVFDMNSDYAFRADLFSQCDHTPGKALHYDWRAKFDRTTRICEVAMEFRRTRNGQTETFYETHRERAYELPEIKTMLNETGWDLEWSFDAYSLNPPHAQSERWYFVARKR